The Petrotoga miotherma DSM 10691 genome segment ACTTTGTAGATAAATTGTCCCTGGACCCTTGAGTCTTGCTATGAACAAGCCTTCCCCACCAAAAAGTGAATTTCTAAAACCCCCTATAAACTGAACATCATAATTCACAGTTCTTGAAAAACCTACTACACAACCAGTGTCTACTTTTAAAATTTCACCAGGTTGTAACTGCCTTTCGATTAAAGCCCCCCCTGCATGAATAAAAGCCATTCCATGCCCTTCTAACCTTTGAAGAATGAAACCTTCTCCACCAAATAACCCTGTGCCGATCCTTTTAGTAAATTCTACTTCTATTTCTATCCCATTTGCTGCACATAAAAAACTGTCCTTTTGACATATAAAAGTCCCATTGAACTCTATTAAATCGATCGGTACAATCTTACCCGGATAAGGAGCTCCAAAAGCAACATGCCCCTTGCCTTCCCCACTTTGTACAAAGTTTGTTATAAAAAAGCTTTCTCCGGTCATCATTCTTTTCAAGCCTATGAAAAGACCCCCACCTGTGTTGGTTTGCATCGCTATTCCTTCTTCCATATACATCATAGCGCCAACTTCAGCCCTAATACCTTCTCCTGGGTCAAGCTCAATTTCCACTAGTTGCATATCATCACCATAGATTTTGTAATCTACCATATCAGCCATTTTCTAAATCCTCCTTAAATTTCAAAATTTGTTGTCTTTAGAAA includes the following:
- a CDS encoding TIGR00266 family protein; the protein is MADMVDYKIYGDDMQLVEIELDPGEGIRAEVGAMMYMEEGIAMQTNTGGGLFIGLKRMMTGESFFITNFVQSGEGKGHVAFGAPYPGKIVPIDLIEFNGTFICQKDSFLCAANGIEIEVEFTKRIGTGLFGGEGFILQRLEGHGMAFIHAGGALIERQLQPGEILKVDTGCVVGFSRTVNYDVQFIGGFRNSLFGGEGLFIARLKGPGTIYLQSLPFSRLADRINAAAKYQNKGENRNMGRGFIGGLFNDDQRF